One window of the Triticum dicoccoides isolate Atlit2015 ecotype Zavitan chromosome 3B, WEW_v2.0, whole genome shotgun sequence genome contains the following:
- the LOC119276285 gene encoding nucleolin-like, producing MGEPSKELLDLPSGPNPPSFIESLFAGREQHKSKRKAGPPTDPLPKSQVLGKVKDFLGEMAKANEKLQLDAQNKRPEEYDIEALTGNEKEYIEMDLILGVADLHSEQAVDAAEATMSSFPPLGSSFASSSSDSEDDNDEDDDDEPEMPSKEKCGNPDKPEANPAKGKKPNKRQKIVVLN from the exons ATGGGGGAGCCTAGCAAAGAGCTCCTGGACCTCCCGTCGGGGCCCAATCCACCCTCCTTCATCG AATCGCTGTTCGCGGGCAGAGAGCAGCACAAGAGCAAGCGCAAGGCGGGGCCTCCCACCGACCCACTCCCAAAGAGCCAAG TTCTTGGAAAAGTGAAGGATTTCTTGGGAGAGATGGCAAAGGCCAATGAGAAATTGCAGCTTGATGCGCAG AACAAGCGGCCTGAGGAGTATGACATAGAAGCACTCACTGGAAATGAAAAGGAATATATTGAGATG GATTTGATTCTCGGTGTAGCTGATCTTCATTCAGAGCAGGCTGTGGATGCAGCTGAGGCGACAATGAGCAGCTTCCCACCCTTGGGAAGTTCATTTGCTAGCAGCTCATCTGACTCAGAAGATGATaacgatgaagatgatgacgatgagcCTGAAATGCCTAGCAAAGAAAAATGTGGCAATCCAGATAAACCGGAGGCTAATCCAGCCAAAGGGAAGAAGCCCAATAAAAGACAGAAGATTGTTGTTCTCAACTAG